One genomic region from Streptomyces sp. NBC_00457 encodes:
- a CDS encoding LacI family DNA-binding transcriptional regulator encodes MAREARVSVSTVSNVIRDAPGVRPQMKAKVVAAIEKLGYRPQAGARAMRGRSYTIGVMLTEFSAPFQTEIAEGIADELEPSPYQEIFVAGGLSPERQQRSIEALADRQVDGLIVIAPAMATSWLEKLGSGLPTLVIARHGGSAQYDTVVDDDQGGARLMVDHLVALGHKRILHTSHPAGRLKRPFVLAHTARCDGYVNAMKRHGLEPDVIETTYSEAGGYQAALEALARPTPPTAVFAGADIAALGALRAAEERGLRVPQDITVAGYDNIYASTIGRVSLTTVDQSGHLTGQMSARLLLERLNGRTQPVHYVVSPRLMPRGTSAAPVRKSARRLP; translated from the coding sequence GTGGCGCGGGAGGCGCGGGTCTCGGTTTCGACCGTCTCCAATGTGATCCGCGATGCCCCCGGTGTCCGCCCCCAGATGAAGGCCAAGGTCGTTGCGGCGATCGAGAAACTGGGTTACCGGCCCCAGGCCGGCGCCCGTGCGATGCGAGGACGCTCCTACACCATCGGCGTCATGCTCACCGAGTTCTCGGCCCCCTTCCAGACAGAGATCGCGGAAGGGATCGCAGACGAGCTGGAGCCGAGTCCGTACCAGGAGATCTTCGTCGCCGGAGGCCTCTCCCCCGAGCGCCAGCAAAGAAGCATCGAAGCCCTCGCCGACAGGCAGGTGGACGGGCTCATCGTCATCGCGCCGGCGATGGCCACCTCGTGGCTGGAGAAACTGGGATCGGGACTGCCCACCCTGGTGATCGCACGGCACGGCGGCTCCGCCCAGTACGACACCGTCGTGGACGACGACCAGGGCGGCGCGCGTCTCATGGTCGATCACCTCGTGGCCCTGGGCCACAAGCGCATCCTGCACACCAGTCATCCGGCGGGACGCCTCAAGAGGCCCTTCGTCCTGGCCCACACCGCGCGATGTGACGGCTATGTCAACGCCATGAAGCGACACGGCCTCGAGCCCGACGTCATCGAGACCACCTACTCGGAAGCAGGCGGGTACCAGGCCGCCCTGGAAGCCCTGGCCAGGCCGACGCCACCGACTGCCGTCTTCGCCGGCGCGGACATCGCCGCACTCGGCGCGCTGCGGGCAGCGGAAGAGCGTGGCCTGAGGGTGCCTCAGGACATCACCGTCGCCGGGTACGACAACATCTATGCCTCGACCATCGGCCGGGTCTCTCTCACGACGGTCGACCAGTCGGGCCACCTCACGGGCCAGATGAGCGCGCGACTCCTGCTGGAGCGGCTGAACGGCCGGACCCAGCCCGTGCACTACGTCGTGTCCCCTCGGCTGATGCCGCGTGGCACGAGCGCGGCCCCGGTACGAAAGTCCGCCCGACGGCTGCCCTGA